The following coding sequences are from one Clostridioides difficile ATCC 9689 = DSM 1296 window:
- the fliG gene encoding flagellar motor switch protein FliG: MSTEITNVNAFDLSDINESDKKEKIEGEGLKKAAVLLMTLGPNVSSDIIKSLPDKQVQKIGLEIANISSIASKERREILKEFVEINRAKDYVIEGGLEYARELLSNALGNAKANKLLEGISINTSTKPFKHIIKLDVKKILEILRNESAQTIAVLLAHMEPENGAEVLSYLDFDLQNEVAMRISSMGSISPEVIKVIESSLEDKLHSMSGDDFKDYGGVSTLVQILINSDRKTEKNILGTIEEQDPDLAAQIKSHIFVFEDIVKLDDISIQKVLKEVTMKDLVYALKGVDDEISDAIYRNQSSRAAEALREEMEMVGVIKVTQVEAAQQKIANIVRKLEREGAITIVRNFGGDFVE, encoded by the coding sequence GTGTCCACGGAAATTACAAATGTTAATGCGTTTGACTTAAGTGATATAAATGAGAGTGATAAGAAAGAGAAGATAGAAGGTGAGGGTTTAAAAAAAGCTGCTGTATTATTAATGACATTAGGACCAAATGTTTCTAGTGATATAATAAAAAGCTTGCCTGATAAACAAGTTCAAAAAATAGGTTTGGAAATTGCAAATATTTCTTCAATAGCTTCAAAAGAAAGAAGAGAAATCTTAAAAGAGTTTGTAGAAATAAATAGGGCAAAAGATTATGTTATAGAAGGTGGGCTTGAATATGCAAGAGAGTTGTTAAGCAATGCTTTAGGAAATGCCAAAGCAAACAAATTACTTGAAGGTATATCAATAAATACAAGCACAAAGCCTTTTAAACATATTATAAAACTAGATGTAAAGAAAATATTAGAAATACTTAGGAATGAAAGTGCACAAACTATAGCCGTTTTACTTGCACATATGGAGCCAGAAAATGGAGCAGAAGTTTTATCATACTTAGATTTTGATTTACAAAATGAAGTAGCTATGAGGATAAGCTCAATGGGTTCAATATCTCCAGAAGTAATAAAAGTAATTGAAAGTTCATTAGAAGATAAATTACACTCAATGAGTGGTGATGATTTTAAGGATTATGGAGGAGTGTCTACCTTAGTTCAAATATTGATTAATTCTGATAGAAAAACAGAAAAGAATATTTTGGGAACTATTGAAGAACAAGACCCGGATTTAGCAGCTCAAATTAAATCTCATATATTTGTCTTTGAAGATATTGTCAAGTTAGATGATATAAGTATACAAAAAGTGTTAAAAGAAGTGACTATGAAAGATTTAGTATATGCCTTAAAAGGTGTGGATGATGAGATTTCAGATGCTATATATAGAAATCAATCTTCTAGGGCAGCAGAGGCACTTAGAGAAGAAATGGAAATGGTTGGTGTCATAAAAGTTACACAGGTTGAGGCTGCTCAACAAAAGATAGCAAATATAGTAAGAAAACTTGAAAGAGAAGGTGCCATAACTATTGTAAGGAATTTTGGTGGTGACTTTGTTGAATAA
- the fliF gene encoding flagellar basal-body MS-ring/collar protein FliF → MIASFKNKIKEQVAKSRTKISSLKKGTKIALGIGVIAICLALVFTAISASKNKYAVLFSELDVQDAADISAELESKKIDTKVKGSTIYVPRTEVDKLRLELAPSLTSGSKGFALMDDSSSIGLTDEEFQIKKQRMIQGEIEKTIKSFPQVEDTRVHITFGESSVFEKEAVPGSAAVYLMLKPGTTLEKNQIKSVMALISGSVTNIPEKNVQVIDNKMNLLSEGILEDENVNENNQPINSGISVDKNKASEQALNKQLEKSILEILEPIFGKGKVKATVNADLSFDTAEKTEIKIDPDKVAIKETRSKNSSKSATNNVQGVDANMNNQGNNNGTNTEDSLDESFEYETGKIETHTIVAPGELNRLTASVAIDGKIAKGVQADVEDIVNNAIGMDGARGDTLSVVSMVFDPEGKKEAKQELEEIKKEGFKKNIIKAVIGVVAVVAIGAIGYLIYKKRSEREDMDYEDEDYISKSDSVDRKDNPLLGDDPELTLEEAVKMYAEEKPDQVTEIIKTWLNE, encoded by the coding sequence ATGATAGCCAGTTTTAAAAATAAGATTAAAGAGCAAGTTGCTAAATCTAGGACAAAGATAAGTTCTCTAAAAAAGGGAACTAAAATAGCATTAGGTATAGGGGTTATTGCTATATGTTTAGCGCTAGTATTTACAGCAATATCTGCGAGCAAAAATAAGTATGCAGTCTTATTTTCAGAACTAGATGTTCAAGATGCTGCAGATATATCAGCAGAATTAGAGTCTAAAAAGATAGATACTAAGGTAAAGGGAAGTACGATTTATGTACCTAGAACAGAAGTTGATAAGTTAAGGCTGGAGTTAGCACCAAGTCTTACAAGTGGTTCTAAAGGATTTGCACTAATGGATGATAGTTCATCAATAGGACTTACTGATGAAGAGTTTCAGATTAAGAAGCAAAGAATGATACAAGGTGAAATAGAAAAAACAATAAAGAGTTTTCCACAAGTGGAAGACACTAGAGTACATATAACATTTGGAGAGTCATCAGTATTTGAGAAGGAGGCTGTTCCAGGGAGTGCAGCAGTTTATTTGATGCTAAAACCAGGGACGACTTTAGAAAAAAACCAAATAAAGTCTGTTATGGCACTTATATCAGGAAGCGTTACAAATATACCAGAGAAAAATGTTCAGGTTATTGATAACAAAATGAATTTATTATCTGAAGGTATTTTGGAGGATGAAAATGTTAATGAAAATAATCAACCAATAAATAGTGGCATTAGTGTTGATAAAAATAAGGCATCTGAACAAGCATTGAATAAACAACTAGAAAAGTCTATTTTAGAAATACTAGAACCAATATTTGGTAAGGGAAAGGTGAAAGCTACAGTAAATGCTGATTTAAGTTTTGATACAGCTGAAAAAACTGAGATAAAAATTGACCCTGATAAAGTTGCAATAAAAGAGACAAGGTCGAAAAATTCATCTAAATCTGCTACAAATAATGTTCAAGGTGTAGATGCTAACATGAATAACCAAGGAAATAACAATGGTACTAATACAGAAGATAGTTTAGATGAGAGTTTTGAGTATGAAACAGGTAAGATTGAAACTCATACTATAGTTGCGCCTGGAGAACTTAATAGATTGACAGCTTCTGTTGCAATAGATGGAAAAATAGCTAAAGGTGTTCAAGCTGATGTAGAGGATATTGTTAATAATGCTATAGGTATGGATGGAGCGAGGGGAGATACTCTTAGCGTTGTTTCAATGGTATTTGACCCAGAAGGTAAGAAAGAGGCTAAACAAGAGCTGGAAGAGATTAAAAAAGAAGGATTTAAAAAGAACATAATAAAAGCAGTTATTGGAGTAGTGGCAGTAGTAGCAATTGGAGCTATTGGATACTTGATATATAAGAAAAGAAGTGAACGAGAAGATATGGATTATGAAGATGAAGATTATATTTCTAAATCTGATTCTGTTGATAGAAAAGATAATCCTCTATTAGGAGATGACCCAGAACTGACATTAGAGGAAGCTGTTAAAATGTATGCAGAAGAAAAGCCAGACCAAGTAACAGAGATAATAAAAACTTGGTTAAATGAGTAA